In Salvelinus namaycush isolate Seneca chromosome 20, SaNama_1.0, whole genome shotgun sequence, the following proteins share a genomic window:
- the LOC120064667 gene encoding L-rhamnose-binding lectin CSL3-like, producing the protein MSMFRLTVVTLLAAACCTLTDGAISITCEGSDALLQCDGGKIQIKRANYGRRQHDVCSIGRPDNQLTDTNCLSQSTTSKMAERCGGKSECVVPASNFVFGDPCVGTYKYLDIKYSCVQQQETISSIICEGSDSQLLCDRGEIHIQRANYGRREHDVCSIGRPHKQLKNTKCLSPSTTSTMAERCDGERQCIVKVSNSVFGDPCVGTYKYLDVAYTCY; encoded by the exons ATGAGCATGTTCAGACTGACGGTGGTCACAT TGCTGGCTGCAGCTTGCTGTACACTAACGGATggag CAATCAGCATCACATGTGAAGGCTCTGATGCTTTACTGCAATGTG ATGGAGGTAAGATTCAAATCAAGCGTGCCAACTATGGTCGTCGTCAACACGATGTGTGTTCCATTGGGCGCCCCGATAACCAACTCACCGACACCAACTGCCTCAGCCAATCCACCACCAGCAAGATGGCAGAAAG ATGCGGTGGGAAGAGCGAGTGTGTTGTGCCGGCATCCAATTTCGTTTTTGGAGACCCCTGTGTCGGGACTTACAAGTACCTGGACATCAAATACTCCTGTGTCCAACAGCAAGAAACAA TAAGCAGCATCATATGTGAAGGCTCTGATTCTCAACTACTATGTG ATCGGGGTGAGATCCATATTCAGCGTGCCAACTATGGTCGTCGTGAACACGATGTGTGTTCCATTGGGCGCCCACATAAACAACTCAAAAACACCAAATGCCTCAGCCCATCCACCACCAGCACAATGGCAGAAAG GTGTGACGGAGAGCGCCAGTGTATCGTCAAGGTATCCAACTCGGTGTTCGGCGACCCCTGTGTCGGAACCTATAAGTACTTGGATGTGGCTTACACCTGTTACTGA